Proteins from a single region of Candidatus Parcubacteria bacterium:
- a CDS encoding P-loop NTPase (Derived by automated computational analysis using gene prediction method: Protein Homology.), whose product MVYWSFSGKGGVGKSTVAVNLAMTLANKGLKVGLLDADIHGPNLALMFGVTKNKIFSCGEDFILPVKIN is encoded by the coding sequence ATTGTTTATTGGTCTTTTTCCGGAAAAGGCGGTGTTGGTAAATCGACTGTAGCTGTAAATTTAGCTATGACTTTAGCTAATAAGGGATTAAAAGTTGGATTGCTTGATGCTGACATTCATGGACCTAATTTAGCCTTAATGTTTGGTGTAACCAAAAATAAAATTTTTTCTTGCGGTGAAGATTTTATTTTGCCTGTTAAAATAAATTAA
- a CDS encoding hypothetical protein (Derived by automated computational analysis using gene prediction method: GeneMarkS-2+.) produces the protein MKTIKWSARIISLCILVFALPFYFGYGNPLPFANPNYSLWENIALSMMPLVFIGLALGWKYPKIAGWLIIVAIVIGFVVGILTEANLSINLAVPIIPGILYLIDGYKRHE, from the coding sequence ATGAAAACCATTAAATGGTCAGCTCGAATAATCTCATTATGTATTTTGGTGTTTGCTTTGCCGTTTTATTTCGGTTACGGCAATCCATTGCCATTTGCTAATCCAAATTATTCTCTATGGGAGAATATTGCCTTATCTATGATGCCATTGGTTTTTATCGGTTTGGCTTTAGGTTGGAAATATCCAAAAATTGCAGGGTGGCTTATTATTGTTGCGATTGTAATAGGTTTTGTTGTTGGGATTTTAACAGAAGCAAATCTTAGTATTAACTTAGCTGTCCCTATTATTCCAGGGATTTTATATTTGATAGACGGATATAAAAGACATGAATAA
- a CDS encoding zinc ABC transporter substrate-binding protein (Derived by automated computational analysis using gene prediction method: Protein Homology. GO_function: GO:0046872 - metal ion binding [Evidence IEA]) — protein sequence MNTHRRLLTISAFLFLALLVVGGVFLWAKKGTTPAPNENRLVILTTIFPLEELAAAVGGEQALVSSLLPAGVDVHHFEPRPSDLIKLQGADLFIYGGEVLEPGMAKMLNSLEVSDLEILDASQVSNLIASTHDEEADDHDHSESIDPHFWLDFENDEKIVVAISEKLSILDSANTFIYQARADDYQKKLQNLNIAYESGLKNCASREIIYGGHYTFAYLAERYDLDYLAAQGVSPDAEPGAQTLIDLSKQAGNQADPYVFYEAQESSKVAATIAAESGAKLLPLSSGHILSPAQKEAGLTFIEIMENNLTNLRQGLNCQ from the coding sequence ATGAATACTCATCGTCGTCTTTTAACTATCAGCGCTTTTTTATTCTTAGCACTCTTAGTGGTTGGCGGTGTTTTTTTATGGGCAAAAAAAGGAACAACCCCCGCACCTAATGAAAACCGCCTGGTAATTTTAACAACCATCTTTCCTTTAGAAGAGTTGGCGGCGGCCGTGGGTGGTGAGCAGGCCTTAGTTAGCTCCTTATTGCCGGCCGGGGTTGATGTCCATCATTTTGAGCCGCGCCCGAGCGACTTAATAAAACTTCAAGGCGCCGACTTATTTATTTATGGTGGTGAAGTTTTAGAGCCCGGAATGGCGAAGATGTTAAACAGTTTAGAGGTATCGGATTTAGAGATTTTAGACGCCAGCCAAGTCAGTAATTTGATCGCCAGCACTCATGATGAGGAAGCGGATGATCATGATCATTCTGAGTCCATCGACCCTCATTTTTGGTTAGACTTTGAAAATGATGAAAAAATAGTGGTCGCCATTTCTGAAAAATTAAGCATTCTTGATTCCGCTAACACCTTTATTTATCAGGCCCGGGCTGATGATTATCAGAAAAAACTTCAGAATTTAAATATTGCTTACGAATCAGGTTTAAAAAATTGCGCTAGTCGCGAAATTATTTATGGCGGACATTATACTTTTGCTTATTTAGCCGAGCGTTATGATTTGGATTATTTGGCCGCTCAAGGCGTATCGCCGGATGCGGAACCGGGTGCACAAACTTTAATTGATTTGAGTAAACAAGCTGGAAACCAAGCTGATCCCTATGTTTTCTACGAAGCGCAAGAGAGCAGCAAAGTGGCCGCGACCATTGCCGCCGAAAGTGGCGCCAAGCTTCTACCTTTAAGCTCCGGCCATATTTTATCGCCCGCACAAAAAGAGGCGGGCCTGACTTTTATTGAAATCATGGAAAATAATTTAACTAATCTGCGCCAAGGTTTAAATTGCCAATAA
- a CDS encoding hypothetical protein (Derived by automated computational analysis using gene prediction method: GeneMarkS-2+.) → MNKNIKIMLSALAILLGIFFIIFGGYDDSPGLQGIGLILIVAIVVILIRGKRKK, encoded by the coding sequence ATGAATAAAAATATCAAAATAATGCTTTCCGCCCTGGCCATATTGCTTGGAATATTCTTTATTATATTCGGCGGATATGATGACAGTCCTGGACTACAAGGAATCGGTCTTATTTTAATAGTTGCCATTGTCGTTATTTTGATCAGAGGCAAGAGGAAAAAATAA
- a CDS encoding hypothetical protein (Derived by automated computational analysis using gene prediction method: GeneMarkS-2+.) — MTEVEAKKFLAVDAQPTYFIGWSVLEHKQSDWTGFNPKQVNLYQSPRQQNGGLSGLDLQKELASALILNGNVLDYLLSQPRIIPEEWECKKIFFAGTVYQNCHGDYFIRYLIGCRHNWFWGYQNLEDKISADSYVAIGFCP; from the coding sequence ATGACAGAGGTAGAAGCAAAGAAATTTTTGGCGGTTGATGCTCAACCAACTTATTTTATCGGCTGGTCTGTGCTAGAGCACAAACAGAGTGATTGGACTGGTTTTAACCCGAAACAGGTTAATCTCTATCAGTCGCCGCGACAACAAAATGGCGGCTTGTCCGGTCTGGACTTACAAAAAGAATTGGCCAGCGCGCTAATTTTAAATGGTAATGTTCTCGACTATTTATTGTCGCAACCACGAATTATCCCCGAAGAGTGGGAGTGTAAAAAAATCTTTTTTGCCGGGACGGTTTATCAAAATTGCCATGGTGATTATTTCATCAGGTACTTGATTGGCTGTCGGCATAATTGGTTTTGGGGCTATCAAAATTTAGAGGATAAAATCTCGGCTGATTCTTATGTAGCCATTGGGTTTTGTCCCTAA
- a CDS encoding cupin domain-containing protein (Derived by automated computational analysis using gene prediction method: Protein Homology.), translating into MIFEKATLENNYFRKVLYSGKHSQLVLMSLKPKEEIGLEIHPENDQFFRFEQGQGKCIIDGNEYLVEDGSAIIVPAGAEHNIINVSATEELKLYTIYSPAHHKDQIVRLTKEEAEANDEEFDGQTTE; encoded by the coding sequence ATGATTTTTGAGAAAGCGACTTTAGAAAATAATTATTTTCGTAAAGTTCTTTATTCCGGGAAACATAGCCAATTAGTTTTGATGTCTTTAAAACCTAAGGAAGAAATCGGTTTAGAAATTCATCCTGAAAATGATCAATTTTTCCGTTTTGAACAAGGCCAAGGAAAATGCATCATCGATGGTAACGAATATTTAGTTGAAGATGGTTCAGCCATAATTGTTCCGGCCGGGGCCGAACATAATATTATAAACGTCTCTGCAACAGAAGAATTAAAACTTTATACTATTTATTCTCCCGCTCATCATAAAGATCAAATTGTCAGATTAACCAAGGAAGAGGCGGAAGCTAATGATGAAGAATTTGATGGCCAAACGACGGAATAG
- a CDS encoding CapA family protein (Derived by automated computational analysis using gene prediction method: Protein Homology. GO_function: GO:0042578 - phosphoric ester hydrolase activity [Evidence IEA]; GO_function: GO:0046872 - metal ion binding [Evidence IEA]; GO_process: GO:0045227 - capsule polysaccharide biosynthetic process [Evidence IEA]), with protein MKKQLKRGLLILILALGLGVIYLLVNYISEGESDLGIETPSLVESKIKKETLSPEMATFIEARQALPTNSEVASLLAVGDLSFSRGVERMIIKNDNFEYPFTELGDFLSQADITFGNLETPLTPGRVIQSGEMIFRSDPKMAKILSDQGFDIVSLANNHTPNFGAQGMRDTFNYLDEAGVAYVGAGEDGPRAYAPVYLEKKGIKFAFIAHNDSDVVPAYYRADEKGPGTALIDEAELKAAITVAKEEADLVIVSMHSGTEYVPGPNSRQTKFARAAIDYGADLVIGHHPHVIQTVEKYKDKYIFYSLGNFVFDQSWSQETADSLAAKFYFTKDGLVSFTLHPLRMYQLAQPAPAAEVDAARILARLDWPLTEANNYTWQGGELSLDLETAVLVNSMASGNFEKKEAADLNHDDIDEEYSLESGRLVARQGDEILWQTPETWWVEDFVVGDSNHDDQAEVAIALWRSGDFNSTNSFWPSRQSENLTVRQFLLVLQSDVNGFKPFWVSEALETPQCSLSLKDVDDDGYQELVSVTGDYQTSPVCQPQQVNVWRWSSWGFVPEWQSEFLGDWLNSGLAGEELVSDSAVD; from the coding sequence ATGAAAAAACAACTAAAAAGAGGGCTTTTGATTTTGATCTTAGCTTTAGGCTTAGGTGTGATATACCTTTTGGTGAATTATATTTCGGAGGGGGAATCAGATTTAGGAATTGAGACCCCCTCACTAGTAGAATCAAAAATAAAAAAAGAAACTCTTAGCCCTGAGATGGCGACTTTTATTGAGGCTCGTCAGGCCTTGCCGACAAATAGCGAGGTAGCGTCTCTGCTCGCGGTGGGTGATCTCTCTTTTTCTCGAGGGGTGGAGCGGATGATTATTAAAAATGATAATTTTGAATATCCCTTTACCGAGTTGGGCGATTTTTTAAGTCAGGCCGATATTACTTTTGGCAATTTAGAAACGCCGCTGACTCCGGGGCGCGTCATTCAAAGCGGGGAGATGATTTTTCGTTCTGACCCCAAGATGGCCAAGATTTTAAGCGATCAAGGCTTTGATATTGTTTCTTTAGCCAATAATCATACTCCGAATTTTGGCGCCCAAGGGATGCGTGACACTTTTAACTATTTAGATGAAGCCGGGGTGGCTTATGTCGGTGCCGGCGAAGATGGCCCGCGCGCTTATGCGCCGGTTTATCTAGAAAAGAAGGGAATTAAATTTGCCTTTATTGCTCATAATGATTCCGATGTTGTCCCCGCTTATTACCGGGCTGATGAAAAAGGCCCCGGCACAGCGCTAATTGACGAGGCGGAATTAAAAGCTGCGATTACGGTTGCTAAAGAAGAAGCGGATTTGGTGATTGTTTCAATGCATTCTGGCACTGAGTACGTACCTGGTCCCAACAGTCGGCAAACTAAATTTGCGCGGGCGGCCATTGATTACGGTGCGGATTTAGTTATTGGCCATCACCCGCATGTTATTCAGACCGTAGAAAAATATAAAGATAAATACATTTTTTATAGTTTAGGAAATTTTGTTTTTGATCAATCCTGGTCGCAGGAAACGGCCGATAGTTTAGCGGCCAAATTTTATTTTACTAAAGACGGCTTAGTTAGTTTTACGCTCCATCCTTTACGAATGTATCAATTAGCCCAGCCGGCACCGGCGGCCGAAGTGGATGCGGCGAGAATTTTGGCGCGCCTGGATTGGCCGCTTACCGAAGCCAATAATTATACTTGGCAGGGCGGGGAATTGAGTTTGGATTTAGAAACGGCGGTCTTGGTTAATTCTATGGCTTCTGGTAATTTTGAGAAAAAAGAAGCGGCCGATTTAAATCATGATGATATTGATGAAGAATATTCTTTAGAATCCGGGCGTTTAGTGGCGCGGCAGGGTGACGAGATTTTATGGCAAACCCCGGAAACCTGGTGGGTGGAAGATTTTGTCGTTGGCGATAGTAACCATGATGATCAAGCAGAGGTAGCAATTGCTTTGTGGCGCTCTGGTGATTTTAATTCCACTAATTCTTTTTGGCCCAGTCGTCAATCAGAAAATCTAACGGTGCGACAATTTTTGTTAGTCTTACAATCCGATGTTAATGGCTTTAAACCTTTTTGGGTGTCCGAAGCTCTTGAGACGCCTCAATGTTCATTATCTTTAAAAGATGTTGATGATGATGGTTATCAAGAACTAGTTAGTGTAACCGGCGATTATCAAACTTCTCCGGTCTGCCAGCCGCAACAAGTTAATGTTTGGCGCTGGAGTAGTTGGGGCTTTGTTCCTGAATGGCAAAGCGAATTTTTAGGTGATTGGCTTAACTCTGGTTTGGCTGGGGAAGAATTAGTTTCCGACTCCGCCGTTGATTAG
- a CDS encoding Gmad2 immunoglobulin-like domain-containing protein (Derived by automated computational analysis using gene prediction method: Protein Homology.), which produces MKKLLFGGTLLLLAFMLSACGSAPDQNNLSGGCSKETKTCADGSVVTRTGENCEFTPCPEEAAASDMIRVFNPGAGEVITRPLQIIGEARGPWFFEASFLIQLLDGKGNLIGQTIATAESDWMTEDYVPFSALMEYSLNVSGAGTLVFIKNNPSGLTDNDAQLRLPILLTGTDNNLLETENLPAINPSELGEQINPDQAQAQEVKLYYYNAHIDQDEAGNLRCSPTALGSVSRELSPTDTPIADTIQTLILGGLGQAELDAGLSTEFPLPGFALNSANLDNNGVLTLEFSDPENKSSGGSCRVGILRAQIEATAKQFPEVKEVNFIPETIFQP; this is translated from the coding sequence ATGAAAAAACTACTTTTTGGCGGCACTCTATTATTGCTCGCTTTTATGTTGAGCGCTTGTGGCTCAGCGCCTGATCAAAATAATTTGTCGGGGGGTTGTTCAAAAGAAACAAAAACCTGCGCTGACGGTTCGGTAGTGACGCGCACTGGGGAAAATTGCGAATTTACCCCTTGCCCTGAGGAGGCTGCGGCCAGCGATATGATTAGAGTCTTTAATCCGGGGGCCGGAGAAGTAATTACACGCCCCTTGCAGATTATTGGTGAAGCGCGCGGGCCTTGGTTTTTTGAAGCTTCCTTTTTAATTCAACTGCTTGATGGCAAGGGTAATCTTATTGGTCAAACAATTGCCACGGCTGAAAGTGATTGGATGACGGAAGATTATGTCCCCTTCTCAGCGCTGATGGAATATTCCCTAAACGTGAGTGGGGCCGGAACCTTGGTCTTTATTAAAAATAACCCCTCTGGTTTAACGGATAATGACGCGCAGTTGCGCCTGCCGATTTTACTGACAGGCACTGACAACAACCTCTTAGAAACCGAGAACCTTCCTGCAATTAATCCTTCTGAGTTAGGTGAGCAAATTAATCCTGATCAGGCCCAGGCGCAAGAAGTTAAACTTTATTATTATAATGCCCATATTGATCAAGACGAGGCGGGAAATTTAAGGTGTAGTCCTACCGCTTTAGGCAGTGTTAGCCGCGAATTGTCGCCCACCGACACCCCGATAGCGGATACAATTCAGACCTTAATACTGGGTGGACTTGGACAAGCCGAGCTGGATGCCGGTTTAAGCACCGAGTTTCCTCTCCCCGGTTTCGCTCTTAATAGCGCTAATTTAGACAATAATGGAGTTTTAACTTTAGAATTTTCTGATCCGGAAAATAAGTCTAGTGGCGGCTCTTGTCGTGTCGGCATTCTTCGCGCTCAGATTGAAGCGACCGCTAAACAGTTTCCGGAGGTAAAAGAAGTAAATTTTATTCCCGAAACCATTTTTCAACCCTAA
- a CDS encoding metal ABC transporter permease (Derived by automated computational analysis using gene prediction method: Protein Homology. GO_component: GO:0043190 - ATP-binding cassette (ABC) transporter complex [Evidence IEA]; GO_process: GO:0030001 - metal ion transport [Evidence IEA]; GO_process: GO:0055085 - transmembrane transport [Evidence IEA]) has product MEILDFLNYGFIQRAYLAGAAVAALSAILGVILVLRQLSLIGDGLSHISFGALALGLFLGIYPIYVALPAAILASCFIIVLKDKAQLYGDAAIAIVSAVGIAGGVILASLASGFNVDLFSYLFGNILAISSSEVLLSIIVSILVIAIIVYLYRDILAATFDEELAQVSGVKVRRLNIILSSLTAVSVVLAIKVVGVMLVSALLVIPAVSALQLAKSFKAALIWALLFAVISVLIGVSLSFLTDLPAGATIVMVNFFIFVFCWFGRQLPKN; this is encoded by the coding sequence ATGGAAATTCTGGATTTTTTAAATTACGGTTTTATTCAGCGCGCTTATTTAGCCGGGGCGGCGGTGGCCGCTTTGAGTGCTATTTTGGGGGTGATTTTAGTTTTGCGCCAACTGTCTTTAATTGGTGATGGTCTCAGCCACATTAGTTTTGGCGCTTTAGCCTTAGGTTTATTTTTAGGGATTTATCCGATTTACGTTGCCCTGCCGGCAGCGATTCTGGCCTCTTGTTTTATTATCGTTTTAAAAGATAAGGCCCAGCTTTATGGCGATGCCGCTATTGCGATTGTTTCGGCGGTTGGCATTGCCGGCGGCGTTATTTTAGCTAGTCTGGCGAGCGGTTTTAATGTTGATCTCTTTTCTTATCTCTTTGGCAATATTCTCGCCATCAGTTCCTCTGAAGTCCTATTATCAATAATTGTGTCTATTTTGGTAATCGCGATTATCGTTTATTTATATCGTGACATTTTGGCGGCCACTTTTGACGAAGAGCTAGCGCAGGTTAGCGGCGTCAAGGTGCGGCGGCTCAATATTATTCTTTCTTCTCTAACCGCCGTTTCTGTGGTTTTGGCGATTAAGGTGGTGGGGGTGATGTTAGTTTCGGCACTGCTGGTGATTCCGGCCGTTTCCGCTTTACAGCTGGCTAAGAGTTTTAAGGCGGCCTTAATTTGGGCCTTACTGTTTGCGGTTATTTCGGTATTAATTGGCGTCTCCTTGTCATTTTTAACTGATTTACCCGCCGGCGCCACAATCGTGATGGTTAATTTCTTCATTTTTGTCTTTTGTTGGTTCGGCCGACAGCTTCCAAAAAATTAG
- a CDS encoding metal ABC transporter ATP-binding protein (Derived by automated computational analysis using gene prediction method: Protein Homology. GO_function: GO:0005524 - ATP binding [Evidence IEA]; GO_function: GO:0016887 - ATP hydrolysis activity [Evidence IEA]; GO_function: GO:0042626 - ATPase-coupled transmembrane transporter activity [Evidence IEA]; GO_function: GO:0140359 - ABC-type transporter activity [Evidence IEA]), which translates to MTIVSVKNLTFAYLTNPVLENVSFAIEAGDFVALAGPNGAGKTTLVRLLLGLNQGATGDIQLFGKPLAKFSDWSKIGYLPQRVNKFNPLFPATVSEVVGLGFKKRGPKHKEAINRALEFLEIDNLHDRPVASLSGGQQQKVFLARALVNQPELLILDEPSSALDPESRHSFFSALKKLNQEQGVTIIMITHDSASAGDYAKKLLYLDKTLIFFDSFRVFCQSEEMHSRFGGFLQHLICHQHQD; encoded by the coding sequence ATGACCATCGTTTCTGTCAAAAATTTAACTTTTGCTTATCTAACTAATCCGGTGCTAGAGAATGTTTCTTTTGCGATTGAGGCCGGTGATTTTGTGGCGCTCGCCGGTCCGAATGGAGCCGGCAAAACAACTTTAGTCCGCTTGTTGTTGGGTTTAAATCAGGGGGCGACCGGAGACATCCAGTTATTTGGAAAGCCGTTGGCTAAATTTTCGGACTGGTCAAAGATTGGTTATTTGCCCCAGCGGGTAAACAAGTTTAATCCTTTATTCCCGGCCACGGTTAGCGAAGTTGTTGGCCTAGGTTTCAAAAAACGCGGTCCTAAACATAAAGAAGCGATTAATCGGGCTTTAGAATTTTTAGAAATTGATAATTTACACGACCGGCCGGTGGCTTCGCTTTCCGGCGGTCAGCAACAAAAAGTTTTTTTAGCTCGCGCTTTAGTCAATCAGCCCGAGCTGTTAATTTTAGATGAGCCCAGTAGCGCTTTAGATCCTGAGTCGCGGCACAGTTTTTTCTCCGCGCTTAAAAAACTTAATCAGGAGCAGGGCGTGACGATTATTATGATCACTCACGACAGTGCTTCCGCGGGCGACTACGCCAAAAAATTATTATATTTGGACAAGACACTAATCTTCTTTGATTCCTTCCGGGTTTTTTGCCAGTCTGAGGAAATGCATTCGCGCTTTGGTGGTTTTTTACAGCATTTAATTTGCCACCAGCATCAGGATTAA
- a CDS encoding flavodoxin family protein (Derived by automated computational analysis using gene prediction method: Protein Homology. GO_function: GO:0010181 - FMN binding [Evidence IEA]) has product MAKKTPRTLIVCVSRHRGNTLKIASALAEVLSADLISPAEFSPELATSYDLLGFGSGVYRQHLDSKIREAVSWLSKDYQRPVFIFSTSASGIKEPHQDLKAHFNEMNYPLIGEFSCRGRMTYGLLKFFGGINPTRPNASDLDAAAFFAQELLANPLFKKID; this is encoded by the coding sequence ATGGCAAAAAAAACACCTCGAACTTTGATCGTCTGCGTTTCCCGGCATCGGGGCAACACCCTTAAAATAGCGAGCGCGCTAGCGGAAGTCTTATCTGCCGACCTTATTTCTCCGGCCGAATTTTCTCCGGAATTGGCGACTTCTTATGATTTATTGGGCTTTGGCTCAGGCGTTTATCGCCAACACTTGGATAGTAAAATTAGAGAAGCGGTTTCTTGGCTTTCTAAAGATTATCAGAGGCCGGTTTTTATATTCTCTACTAGCGCGTCCGGGATTAAAGAGCCGCACCAAGATTTAAAAGCCCATTTTAATGAAATGAACTACCCGCTTATTGGCGAATTTTCTTGCCGGGGCCGAATGACTTATGGCCTGCTCAAATTTTTTGGCGGCATTAATCCGACCCGGCCGAACGCCAGCGATTTAGATGCGGCCGCCTTCTTTGCCCAGGAATTATTAGCTAACCCCCTTTTTAAAAAAATTGATTAA
- the asnS gene encoding asparagine--tRNA ligase (Derived by automated computational analysis using gene prediction method: Protein Homology. GO_function: GO:0004816 - asparagine-tRNA ligase activity [Evidence IEA]; GO_function: GO:0005524 - ATP binding [Evidence IEA]; GO_process: GO:0006421 - asparaginyl-tRNA aminoacylation [Evidence IEA]) produces MSYILLKKLHQETASYLNKTVTVAGWVRTIRSSKGFGFMDLNDGSFFKGIQVVFADTLENFAEIEKLTIGSSVEVSGLMVESPAVGQSFELKAEAIKVIGRAAEDYPLQKKKHSFEFLREIAHLRGRSNTFSAVYRLRSELSIAIHKFFHDEGFSYVHTPLISASDAEGAGELFTVTTFDLEKPLPKNAAGETDFSRDFFGKKAGLTVSGQLEAEALIAGLNRVYTFGPTFRAENSNTTRHASEFWMIEPEMAFADLTADMDLAERMLKYLIKHVLTALPEEMEFFNKFIDPGLKDRLEAVVAAGFVRLTYTEAIKHLEASGEKFNYPVKWGIDLQTEHERYLSEKVFGRPVFLIDYPKDIKAFYMRLNDDGKTVAAMDLLVPGIGELIGGSQREDRLELLQARLKELGLSEQEYYWYLDLRKYGSVPHAGFGLGFERLIMYLSGMTNIRDVIPFPRTPKNLHF; encoded by the coding sequence ATGTCCTATATTTTGCTTAAAAAACTGCATCAAGAGACCGCTTCCTACCTAAATAAGACGGTAACGGTGGCTGGTTGGGTGCGCACGATTCGCTCGTCCAAAGGTTTCGGTTTTATGGATTTAAACGATGGGTCATTTTTTAAAGGCATTCAGGTTGTCTTTGCTGACACTTTGGAGAATTTTGCGGAGATTGAAAAATTAACTATTGGCTCTTCGGTCGAGGTCAGCGGCCTGATGGTTGAATCACCGGCGGTTGGCCAATCTTTTGAATTAAAAGCGGAGGCAATTAAGGTTATTGGTCGCGCTGCTGAGGATTATCCTCTACAAAAGAAAAAGCACAGTTTTGAATTTTTACGAGAAATCGCTCATTTGCGCGGTCGCAGCAACACTTTTTCGGCTGTTTATCGCCTGCGCTCCGAATTAAGTATTGCCATTCATAAATTTTTTCACGATGAAGGGTTCTCTTATGTCCACACCCCGCTTATTTCCGCCTCTGATGCTGAAGGGGCGGGAGAGCTCTTTACTGTTACGACTTTTGATTTAGAAAAACCTTTGCCAAAAAATGCGGCCGGCGAAACCGATTTCAGCCGCGATTTTTTCGGCAAAAAGGCCGGGCTGACGGTGAGCGGCCAGCTGGAAGCGGAGGCCTTAATTGCCGGCCTTAACCGCGTTTATACTTTTGGGCCGACTTTTCGGGCGGAAAATTCTAATACTACTCGACACGCCAGCGAATTCTGGATGATCGAGCCGGAAATGGCCTTTGCCGACTTAACTGCCGATATGGATTTGGCCGAGCGGATGCTTAAATATCTGATTAAGCATGTTTTGACTGCTTTGCCAGAAGAGATGGAATTTTTTAATAAGTTTATTGATCCGGGCTTGAAGGATCGTTTAGAAGCTGTTGTTGCGGCCGGCTTTGTTCGCTTAACTTACACCGAAGCAATCAAACATTTAGAGGCTAGCGGCGAAAAGTTTAACTATCCGGTTAAATGGGGAATTGATTTACAAACCGAGCATGAGCGTTATTTAAGTGAGAAAGTTTTTGGCAGGCCTGTCTTTTTAATTGATTATCCCAAAGACATCAAGGCTTTTTATATGCGCTTAAATGATGATGGGAAAACGGTGGCGGCGATGGATTTATTGGTTCCCGGCATTGGCGAATTAATTGGTGGTAGCCAGCGTGAAGATCGCCTGGAGTTATTACAAGCCCGCCTAAAGGAATTAGGCTTGTCGGAACAAGAATACTATTGGTATTTAGATTTACGAAAGTATGGCAGCGTTCCGCACGCCGGTTTTGGCCTCGGCTTTGAACGCTTAATTATGTATTTATCGGGCATGACCAATATTCGCGATGTGATTCCATTTCCCCGGACGCCGAAAAATTTACACTTTTAA